In Mucilaginibacter boryungensis, a single window of DNA contains:
- the bshC gene encoding bacillithiol biosynthesis cysteine-adding enzyme BshC, producing MESSCISYKNTGYFSPTVINYLEDAPNLKSFYSYRPTLEGFAEQFNHKRVIADRALLATVLTEQYTSIHESETFSLKSVHDNIKLLKSHNTFTVTTGHQLNIFAGPLYFIYKIVTAIKLSRQLKEAFPDKNFVPVYWMASEDHDFAEINYTNIGGKKVHWWYEASGATGRINPDTMRQALNQYKGVLGMEAHGPELAQLVETAYTKFHKLADATRYLVNALFGQYGLVIIDADDTRLKKHFAPIMEQDIIGQNSFKNISETNKLLAAIDVHIQVNPREINFFYLKDNLRERLVFEDNTYSVLNTEITFTEAELKAEIAEHPERFSPNVVMRPLYQECILPNIAYVGGGAEVVYWLELKSNFDHYKVDFPILILRNSGLIIPKEYTPKIARMGLTAADFFKPADEVKKNWVKANTNNNLSLQNEWAQLEALFENIKQQAAKIDPTLAPSAAAVQARLKHALDNLEKKLVRAEKRNYSTRLEQIDHIKADLFPKDSLQERTENFGLFYVKWGQSFIDELIRHFQPLAFEFTVLAE from the coding sequence ATGGAATCAAGTTGTATAAGCTATAAAAACACCGGGTATTTCTCGCCAACAGTGATCAATTACCTGGAGGATGCCCCGAACCTTAAATCATTTTATAGCTATCGCCCCACACTTGAAGGTTTCGCCGAACAGTTCAATCACAAAAGAGTAATTGCCGATCGTGCGCTGTTAGCTACAGTTTTAACAGAACAATATACCAGCATTCACGAAAGTGAAACCTTTAGCCTAAAAAGTGTTCATGATAATATCAAGCTTTTAAAGTCCCATAATACTTTTACCGTTACAACCGGCCACCAGCTCAATATTTTTGCCGGGCCGCTGTACTTTATATATAAAATTGTTACTGCTATTAAATTAAGCCGACAGTTAAAAGAGGCTTTCCCCGATAAAAACTTTGTGCCTGTTTACTGGATGGCCTCGGAAGACCATGATTTTGCCGAAATAAATTACACCAATATTGGCGGTAAAAAAGTGCACTGGTGGTACGAAGCCAGCGGCGCTACAGGCCGAATCAATCCCGATACCATGCGCCAGGCGCTGAATCAATACAAAGGCGTATTAGGTATGGAAGCCCATGGCCCGGAACTGGCCCAGCTGGTGGAAACTGCCTATACTAAGTTTCACAAATTAGCGGATGCTACCCGTTACCTGGTTAACGCATTATTTGGCCAGTATGGGTTAGTGATTATTGATGCTGATGATACCCGCCTGAAAAAGCACTTCGCCCCTATTATGGAGCAGGATATTATCGGGCAAAACAGTTTCAAAAACATTAGCGAAACCAACAAACTGCTGGCCGCTATTGATGTGCACATACAGGTTAACCCACGCGAGATCAATTTCTTTTACCTAAAAGATAACCTGCGCGAACGTTTGGTTTTTGAGGATAACACGTACAGCGTTTTAAATACAGAAATTACTTTCACCGAAGCGGAACTGAAAGCCGAAATAGCTGAACACCCCGAGCGGTTTAGTCCGAACGTAGTGATGCGCCCGCTTTACCAGGAGTGCATTTTACCAAACATAGCTTATGTGGGCGGTGGTGCCGAAGTAGTTTACTGGCTGGAACTGAAATCCAATTTCGACCATTATAAAGTTGATTTCCCTATCCTTATCCTGCGCAATTCAGGCCTGATCATCCCTAAAGAATACACCCCTAAAATTGCCCGCATGGGACTTACGGCAGCAGACTTTTTTAAGCCAGCTGACGAGGTAAAGAAGAATTGGGTTAAAGCCAATACCAATAATAATTTAAGCCTCCAAAATGAATGGGCACAACTGGAAGCCCTGTTTGAAAACATTAAACAACAGGCCGCCAAAATAGACCCAACCCTTGCCCCCTCGGCTGCGGCCGTACAAGCCCGTTTAAAGCACGCTTTAGATAATCTGGAGAAGAAGTTAGTTCGCGCTGAAAAACGCAACTACAGCACCCGTTTAGAGCAAATAGACCATATTAAAGCCGACCTGTTCCCTAAAGACAGTCTGCAGGAGCGCACCGAGAACTTTGGCCTGTTTTACGTAAAGTGGGGCCAATCCTTTATTGATGAACTGATACGCCATTTTCAACCTTTGGCTTTTGAATTTACGGTATTGGCAGAGTAA
- a CDS encoding TonB-dependent receptor has translation MAKRLYLLPLLLIPTFATYGQTQTGKPLTTDTIKTVTIKAYLSAQPVISIPASVSVLGPSQFKLQADNSFVPALNTVPGVKMEERSPGSYRLSIRGSLLRSPFGVRDVKIYFDEIPLTDAGGNTYLNAIDVNSIRSVEILKGPDGSLFGANSGGVVILRPLSTLADSNYAKVGFNAGSYGLLHQNAAIQNSLGKNQLNISQAYQSYGGYREHSYMDRQYFQLGDKYNISAKDGLKVLALYSNLAYETPGGLTLAQMQANPQSARLATKTVPGAIDQQIRITTKVFLGGLVNEAQLSDHLKNVTSVSTMHVDFANPFITNYEQRTENTYALRSYFELANGKNSYSWKVNLGMEWQQTKSVINNYDNNAGVKGNPQKFDNIHSKQHFVFGRYAADIQNKLHLEVALSLNYYNYTFQNIYPLNQSGFTDRNFSPQLMPRLALSYSLTYDFIARASVSRGYSTPTTAEVRPTDNVVNTALQAQTGWNYETGLRLRNRDESLYLDASVFYYRIRNAIVRRLHPDETEYYTNAGGTNQTGFELAFTDWLIRQNNSRFIRGLQFNTAYTLSSYFFRDYSDATTNYSGNPLTGVPKHVIVSSLQVKVPHQLYLFVQHNYTASIPLNDANTVFAPQYHLLQSKIGWAHAINHKIKFELYAGADNLLNAHYSLGNDLNAVGSRYFNPSPLRNYFAGFNVIF, from the coding sequence ATGGCAAAGCGCTTATACTTACTTCCTTTATTGCTGATACCCACCTTCGCCACATACGGGCAAACTCAAACAGGTAAACCACTTACCACCGACACTATAAAAACGGTGACCATCAAAGCTTATCTATCGGCGCAGCCTGTTATCAGCATTCCAGCATCGGTAAGCGTATTAGGGCCGTCACAATTCAAACTGCAGGCCGATAATTCATTCGTACCGGCATTAAACACAGTACCGGGAGTAAAAATGGAAGAACGTTCGCCGGGCAGCTATCGCCTTTCCATCCGGGGCAGTTTATTGCGGTCGCCGTTTGGCGTGCGCGATGTGAAGATCTATTTTGATGAGATCCCTCTTACAGATGCCGGCGGCAACACCTATCTGAATGCCATCGATGTAAACAGCATAAGGAGCGTGGAAATCTTAAAAGGGCCCGACGGCAGCTTGTTCGGCGCCAATTCGGGCGGGGTGGTTATTCTGCGGCCCTTATCAACTTTAGCGGATAGCAATTATGCTAAGGTTGGCTTCAATGCCGGGTCGTACGGTTTACTGCATCAAAACGCTGCTATTCAAAACAGCCTGGGCAAAAATCAGCTCAATATTAGTCAGGCCTATCAAAGTTATGGTGGCTATCGCGAACATAGTTACATGGATAGGCAATATTTTCAGTTAGGTGACAAGTACAATATATCGGCAAAGGACGGATTGAAAGTACTGGCCTTATACTCAAATCTGGCTTATGAAACACCGGGCGGTTTAACGCTGGCACAAATGCAGGCCAATCCCCAGTCGGCACGGCTGGCTACCAAAACAGTTCCGGGCGCTATAGATCAGCAAATACGCATCACCACAAAAGTATTTTTGGGCGGGTTGGTTAACGAAGCACAACTAAGTGATCATCTTAAAAATGTCACTTCGGTATCAACTATGCACGTAGATTTTGCTAACCCGTTCATCACCAATTACGAACAGCGCACCGAAAACACTTATGCCTTGCGCAGTTACTTTGAACTGGCTAACGGAAAAAACAGCTATAGCTGGAAAGTAAACCTTGGCATGGAATGGCAACAAACCAAATCGGTAATTAATAATTACGACAATAATGCCGGGGTAAAAGGTAACCCGCAAAAATTTGATAACATCCACAGCAAGCAACATTTTGTTTTTGGGCGTTACGCAGCCGATATCCAAAACAAATTACATTTGGAGGTGGCGCTAAGCCTGAATTATTATAATTATACGTTCCAAAATATTTACCCTTTAAATCAATCAGGGTTTACTGATCGGAACTTCTCGCCCCAACTGATGCCGAGGCTGGCGCTATCCTATTCCTTAACATACGATTTTATTGCCCGGGCTTCTGTAAGTCGTGGCTATAGCACACCAACTACGGCCGAGGTACGCCCGACGGATAATGTAGTTAACACAGCCCTGCAAGCGCAAACCGGCTGGAACTACGAAACCGGCCTGCGCCTGCGTAACCGCGATGAAAGCCTGTACCTTGATGCTTCGGTATTTTATTATCGTATACGAAACGCTATTGTGCGCCGGCTGCACCCCGATGAAACCGAATATTACACAAACGCGGGGGGGACTAATCAAACCGGCTTCGAGCTGGCCTTTACCGATTGGCTGATCCGCCAAAACAATAGCCGTTTTATCCGTGGGCTGCAGTTCAATACAGCTTATACCCTGAGTAGTTATTTTTTCCGGGATTATAGCGATGCTACTACCAATTATTCCGGTAATCCCTTAACCGGCGTACCCAAACACGTAATTGTAAGCAGTTTGCAGGTAAAAGTACCGCATCAGCTTTATTTGTTTGTGCAGCATAATTATACCGCCAGCATCCCGCTTAACGATGCCAACACCGTTTTTGCGCCGCAATATCATTTATTGCAATCAAAAATTGGCTGGGCGCATGCCATTAATCATAAAATAAAATTTGAACTATATGCCGGGGCCGATAACTTACTGAATGCGCATTATAGCTTAGGAAACGATTTGAACGCGGTAGGCAGCCGGTATTTTAACCCATCGCCATTGCGCAATTACTTTGCAGGCTTTAATGTTATATTTTAG